One segment of Methylotuvimicrobium sp. KM2 DNA contains the following:
- the coaE gene encoding dephospho-CoA kinase (Dephospho-CoA kinase (CoaE) performs the final step in coenzyme A biosynthesis.) has product MLKIGLTGGIGSGKTTVADLFAKQNVPVIDADDIAREVVAPGSQALEQIRHAFGEWAIAADGNLDRGAMRELVFADTEQKRKLEAIVHPKVRQSILKRVASLDASYCIICIPLLVESDMVNLVDRVLVVDCPVETQIERVTKRDCLDEKIVRAIIASQATREQRIALANDLIDNATSDSMLAEQVKKLHNLYLYLSVRQDF; this is encoded by the coding sequence ATGTTGAAAATCGGTCTGACCGGCGGTATCGGTTCCGGTAAAACCACCGTCGCGGATTTATTCGCCAAACAGAATGTTCCGGTAATCGATGCCGACGATATTGCCCGCGAAGTCGTCGCACCAGGTAGTCAGGCTTTGGAACAAATTCGTCACGCGTTCGGCGAATGGGCGATTGCGGCCGACGGCAACCTCGATAGAGGCGCGATGCGTGAATTGGTTTTTGCCGATACCGAACAAAAACGTAAGCTGGAAGCGATTGTGCATCCAAAGGTACGGCAAAGCATATTGAAGCGTGTGGCATCGCTTGATGCATCTTACTGCATCATTTGCATTCCCTTGTTGGTTGAAAGCGATATGGTCAATTTAGTCGACAGAGTTTTGGTGGTCGACTGCCCCGTTGAAACCCAAATTGAGCGCGTAACAAAAAGAGATTGTCTCGACGAAAAAATTGTTCGAGCGATTATTGCTTCTCAAGCCACACGCGAACAGCGAATAGCTCTGGCCAACGATCTTATCGACAATGCCACGTCCGATTCCATGCTTGCAGAACAAGTTAAAAAACTGCACAATTTGTATCTTTACTTAAGCGTACGGCAGGATTTTTAA